Below is a genomic region from Campylobacter showae CSUNSWCD.
AGGGTATCGACGGCATCGATCTAAACTGCGGCTGCCCCGTACCAAAAGTCGTCAAACAGTCCGCAGGCTCGGCACTGTTAAAAGATATCTCAAATCTAAAACGCATCGTAGAAACCATCAAAAAAACCTCAAACAAGCAAATGACTAGCGTCAAACTACGCCTAGGTTTTGATGAGAAAATCCCTGAAATTTTAGCCATCGCCGCGCAGGATGCCGGAGCGGACTACATCGCATTTCACGGGCGCACGAGAGCGGGCGGCTACACGGCCGCGGTAGATTACGCCGCGATAGGCCGAGCTAAAGAGGCGGTAAGCATCCCAGTCATCGCAAACGGCGACATCTCGCCGGAAAATGCTGCCCAGGTGTTAAATTTAACCAACGCCGACGCGCTAATGATAGGACGCGCCTGCATCGGCAAGCCGTGGGTTTTCCACGAGATCAAAACGGGCGAGAGTATTGACGCGGCGACGAAAAAGGCGATCATCTTGGCGCATTTTGACGCGATGATTGAGCACTACGGCGAGCACGGAGCGGCGATCTTTCGCAAGCACCTACACCGCTACTCCAAAGGCATCGATGGCGCCAGCGCCTTTCGCGACGAGATAAATCACATCGCTGAGCCAAGCATCCTGCGCCAAAAAATCCAAACATTTTTCTAACCATGCAAGGCTACATCCTGCACACGCAAAAAGTGCGCGACGAGGACCTGCTCGTCTACATCCTCACGCCCTCGCTGCTAGTCAAATCCTACCGCTTCTACGGCGCGCGCCACTCAAACGTCCTGCAAGGCTACAAGATCGACTTCGAGCTCGAAGGCGGCGAAAACTTCCTCCCGCACCTGCGCAGCGTCCTACACCTAGGCTACCGCTGGCTACTCTCGCGCGAGCGACTGCTCGTGTGGCAGCAGTTTATGCGCCTACTCTACGCGCACCTGCGAGACGTCGAGCAGATAGACGAGGTGTACTTTCGCGAGCTCGAGCTTTGCGCCTCGCGCTTTGACAGAGGCGCTCCCAAACGCCTACTCATCGAGAGCTACGTGCGCATTTTAGAGGCTGAGGGCAGG
It encodes:
- a CDS encoding tRNA dihydrouridine synthase; this translates as MIDFSKKPLFLAPLAGFSDLPLRSVVKQFGCDVTVSEMISANALVYEGSKTLEMLKKSSLETPYIVQIAGSDADIVKKAVEILNGIEGIDGIDLNCGCPVPKVVKQSAGSALLKDISNLKRIVETIKKTSNKQMTSVKLRLGFDEKIPEILAIAAQDAGADYIAFHGRTRAGGYTAAVDYAAIGRAKEAVSIPVIANGDISPENAAQVLNLTNADALMIGRACIGKPWVFHEIKTGESIDAATKKAIILAHFDAMIEHYGEHGAAIFRKHLHRYSKGIDGASAFRDEINHIAEPSILRQKIQTFF
- the recO gene encoding recombination protein RecO, whose protein sequence is MQGYILHTQKVRDEDLLVYILTPSLLVKSYRFYGARHSNVLQGYKIDFELEGGENFLPHLRSVLHLGYRWLLSRERLLVWQQFMRLLYAHLRDVEQIDEVYFRELELCASRFDRGAPKRLLIESYVRILEAEGRLHDELFCFICDEPVEDSVAIARSFLPAHEHCATQKGFEIEKIKMLFSERSTLLLDDDEIDALYSILLQGL